The DNA window AGAACATCAGGTAATAGGGCGTAGTCCGGATCGCGGGCTCCAGTTTCACAATCGACCGGAACATTTCGGGATAGGCCCGGATCAAGCCATCGACGTGGGCCTGCAATTCGGCATACGCGTCGATTTCGCCGCCTTCGAGCTTATGCAGGTTGCGCAAATGGTTCGGGTCGGTCTCGACGCTGAACCCCAATTTTTCCAGGAGCGGCACCACCGCATAGCCGGTCGTGGCGCCGATCGGCGCATGGAGGCCGGCGAGCGTCTTGCCATCCCAGGTGACGCCGGAATTCTTGCGCACATAGAACCAGTAGGACATGTCGGTCAGCTTGCGCGCCACGTCCGGCCGGCCATCCTTCATGGGATAGACACCGTAGGACAGCCGCTCCTCGGTATAGCTCGACATGAAGATGCCATCGGCGTCGCCGGCTTTGACCAGTTCCAGCCCACGCGCCCAGGGCACGCGCGTCAGCGTGATCGCGACGCCGCAATGCTCGGCCGCAGCGCGCACCAGCTCAACGATGAAGCCGGGCTTGTGCGGGTCGATGTCGGTGCCGACGCCATAGGTGAAGGGCGGGTTCTCGTTGGTATCGTAGACGATGGCGATCGGCTTAGGCTCAGCCCCTGCCGGCGTGGCGAAGCCGACCGACACGATCGCGGTCAGCAGGAGGAGTAAGCGTCCCAAAACATTCTCGATCCCCCAAAACATTCTCGATCCAACGACACGACCCGATCCGCCGAGCATATAGCCGGTTGTGGCCCAACGCGGTAACTTTATCGGGTAAAGCTTTTATGACCCTGCGCGTGGCCATTCGGCGAGAACATCGCAGGCCGATGCAGGTCGGAGTTGTCGATCCAGGAGCCCAGGCGGCGCGTGTCTGTCGGCATCGTCATGCGTCGAGGTCGGCCCGATGCTTTGCCGGCGACCGCCGCCGCTGCTCGTATGCCTGCATCACCTCGACCGCGACGGCGATGAAGTGCTCGACCGCCGCCGATTTCCCTTCGACCCGCGAGGCCAGCCCCAGCGCGGCCCGAGGTGCGTCGCCTGTCAGCCGAAGATAGGCAATATCGTTTGTTCTAAGGTGCCTCAGAGACTCCGGCACGATCGAAATGCCCAATCCGGCTGCGACGAGGTTCAGGGTGGAGGTCAGCTGGGGTGCCACTTGGCCCAGGCGAGGATGAAACCCGGATCGTTCGCAGGCGGCGATTACGGCATCGGTCAACCCTGGCCGGATGCGGCGATGATAGAACACGAAGGTCTCTTCGGAGAGATCGCGGAGTTCGCCTACCGTGCGGGACGCCAGGCGGTGCCCTTTTGGGACCGCAACGACCATTTCCTCCTGCAGCAATGGCCGGTAGGCCACGATCTCGTCACCCTCGAACGGCGGCCGGATGAACGCCGCATCGACCGTACCCTCCCGGATCATGGCGACGAGATTGGTCGAGCTTTTCTCCTCCAAGGTGACGTGGAGGCCGGGATAGCGCTGGCGAAATTCGAGCAAGGTCCGGGTCACCGCCGGGTGAAAGCAGCCGGACTCCGTAAAGCCGATGCAGACGTGGCCCGCCAGGCCCCGTCCGACCTGCTGGGTCACGGTGACCGCTTCGTCGATCCGCGAAAGGATGAAACGCACCCGCTCAACGAAGACGGTGCCAGCGTCCGTCAGCACGACGCGGCGCGGCGTGCGGTCTACAAGCCGGACGCCGATCTCATGTTCCAGCGCCTGGATCTGCTGTGAGAACGGCGGCTGCGCGATGCCGACCCGTTCGGCGGCGCGGGTAAAGCTGAGCTCCTCGGCGAGGGCGAGGAAGTAACGCAAATGCCTGAGCTCCATATCTATATCTGTAGCATATGGATAGGTCGATATCTAGATATTTGACTGGTAGTGCCAAAAGGCCAACATGAGCGGAAAGGCAAATCGGACGGTCGACGAATAGAGGTTGGAATGCCCCAAGCCATGTCGTTCAAGCAGAAGCTGCAGCAGCGGCGCGCCATCATTGTGCCGGGTGCCGCCAATCCATTGGCGGCGCGGGTGATCGCCGATCTCGGTTTCGAGGCGATCTATGTGACCGGCGCGGGCGTGACAAATATGTCGCTCGGGCTGCCCGACCTGTCCTTCATCGATCTGAGCCAGATCGTTCAGCACACGATGGCGATCCGCAATGTGACCGACCTGCCGCTTGTGGTCGATGCCGATACCGGCTTCGGCAACGCCGTCAATGTTGCGCACACGGTGCGGATGCTCGAACGGGCCGGCGCCAGCGCAATCCAGATCGAAGATCAGGTGATGCCGAAGCGCTGTGGCCATTTCACGGGCAAGGAAGTGGTGCCGCCGAAGGAAATGGCGGCCAAGGTCCGCGCTGCGGTGGATGCGCGCCGATCGGATGAGCTGCTGATCATCGCCCGCACGGACGCGCGGGCCGTCGAAGGTTTCCAGGCCGCGCTCGATCGGGCGGCGCTCTACGTCGAATCCGGCGCCGACGTGATTTTCATCGAGGCGCCCGAGAGCGCGGAGGAGATGCGCCGCATCCCCGCCTCTCTGCCTGTGCCGCAACTGGTCAACCTGGTCGTCGGCGGCCGCACGCCGATTCTTGGCCAGGCAGACCTGGCGGAAATGGGGTTCGCGATCGCGCTCTACGCCAATGTGGCGCTGCAAGGCGCCATCCTGGGCATGCAGACCGCCCTGGGCGTGCTCGCCCGCGACGGCCGCATGGACGAGGACGGCGCGCTCGTGGCGAGTTTCGCGGAGCGCCAGCGTCTCGTCGAGAAGGGCCGGTACGACGAGCTCGAGCGCCGTTATGCCGTGACCTGAACCAACGAAGCGCCGCCAAAGAATAGTGCTACAAGGGGAGAGAACGATGACCAGTGCATCGCACGATGCGCCGATCGACGCCGCACGTCCGCAACAGGGCGCGCTCGTCCGGGGCAGGCTCGGCTCCATCGTCGGCGGTTGCGTCGGGAATCTGATCGAGTGGTACGACTTCCTGGTGTACTCGATCTTTTCCGTCTATTTCGCGAGCTCGTTCTTTCCCCAGGGCGACCAGACGGCCCAGTTGCTCAATGCCTCTGCTGTCGCCGCCGTCGGCTATGTCGCGCGCCCGCTTGGCAGCTGGCTCATGGGCCGCTACGCCGATCGCAACGGTCGCCGGGCGGCGCTCGCACTGTCTGTGTCCCTCATGTGCGGCGGCTCCCTCTTGATTGCCATGACGCCGACTTACGCAACGATCGGGGTTGCGGCACCGGTTCTGCTCGTCGCGGCTCGTCTGCTCCAGGGATTGAGCATGGGCGGCGAATATGGCACGAGCGCCACCTATCTCAGCGAGATGGCGCCAAGACATCGCCGCGGCTTCTTCATAGGCTTCCTGCAGGTCAGCGTCGTCTGCGGCCAGCTGGTGGCCCTGGCGCTGCTCCTGTTCCTGCAGCACGTCATCCTCCGTCCCGGCCAGATGGAGGCCTGGGGCTGGCGGATCCCGTTCGTAATCGGCGGTGCGCTCTCTCTGTTTGCGCTCTATCTGCGCCGCGGCATTGCGGAGACCGAGGCATTCGAGGGGTCCAGGAGCAAGGAGGCGACCCGCGGCTCCTTCAGGAGCCTCCTCGCCCATCGACGGGCGATCCTGCTGGCGACCGGCATCACGGTGGGCGGAACGATCTCGTTCTACACCTACACGGTCTATATGCAGAAATTCATGGTCAATACGGTCGGCATGTCGAGGGAGGCCGCGTCGCTCACTGCCGCAGGAGCTCTCCTGTGCTATCTGCCGCTCCAACCCTTGTTCGGCTTCGTGTCGGATCTCATCGGCCGCCGGCCGGTGTTGCTTTTCTTCGGGGCCGCCGGTGCGGCGCTGACGGTCCCGCTGCTCACCGCCATGAGCCACGCCGCCAGCGTGCAGCAGGCATTCGCTTTGAACTTTGCCGGCCTCATCATTCTCAGCGGCTTCACCTCCATCCATATGCTGGTCAAGTCCGAACTCTTTCCGGCCGAGGTGCGGGCGCTCGGCGTCGGGTTGCCCTACGCGATCGTCACTGCGGTCCTCGGCGGGACAACCGAATGGTTCGCGCTCCAGGTCAAGGCCATCGGGCATGAGGATTGGTTCTACTGGTACGTTGCCGGGGCCGCCCTGATCTCGCTCATCGTCTACCTGGTTATGCCGGAGACGCGCTGGTCGTCGCGGCTTGAAGATGCGTCGGGGCAACCCCGCGAGCCGCATCAGCCGTGATCCGGGCCGCGACCGGCGTCAGCTCTGCAGCCGGCGCCGATCAGGTTTTGAGCCCGGCCTAAAGCCGCTCGCCCTTGACGAGGCGCGGCAGGTCGCCCAGCACGCCCATGGCGTGGCGCATGAACAGCTTTTTGAGCGGCGGCGCCTTGTCGACCAAGGCCAGGCCGACGTCGCGCACGAGCTTCACCGGCGCCACCCGGTTCGAGAACAGCCGGTTGAGCCCGTCTGTCACCGCCGCGAGCGTCACCGTGTCGACCCGCCGCCAGCGCTGATAGCGCTCCAATACGGTCGCAGCGCCCGGATCGAGGCCGAGCCGGCAGGCGTCGACCACCAGCTCCGCCAAGGCCGCCGCGTCGCGGATGCCGAGATTGAGCCCCTGGCCGGCGATCGGATGGATGACATGGGCGGCCTCGCCCAGGAGTGCCAGCCGCTCGCCCACCATGCGCTCGGCATAGAGGACGCCCAGCGGATAGCTCCAGCGCGGACCGGCCGGCGCCACGGCGCCGAGATAGGGCCCGAAGCGGTCGGCAAGCTCGGCGGTAAAGCCGGCCTCGTCGAGCGCCATCATGGCAGGCGCCACGGTCGCACGCTCGGTCCAGACGATGGACGAGCGATGCCGGCCCTCGGCATCGTCGGTCATCGGCAGGATGGCGAACGGGCCGGCCGGCAGGAAATGCTCGACCGCGACGCCGCTGTGCGGCACCTCGTGGATGACCGTCCCGGTGATCGCGTGCTGGGGGTAGTGCCAGCCGAGCGGCTTGATGCCGGCCTGCTCGCGCAGCCGGGAGTTCTTGCCGTCCGCCGCGACCGCAAGCCGCGCCTTGATCGCGCGGCCGTCGGTCAGATATGCCACCACGCCCGCCCGCGTCGCCTCGACCCGGTCGACCGCCGCCGGCGTCAGGTGCACGAGATCGGGCAGGTCGGCAAGGCGCTGGAACAGCGCGCGGCGCAGCGCCCGATTCTCGACGATGAAGCCCAGCGGCTCGTCACCCAGGTCGCGGTGGTCGTAATGCAGGAACAGCGACGAGCCCTGATCGGCGACCCGGATGTCGAGGATCGGCTCTGCCTCGCCGGCGACGAGATCCCAGACGCCGATGCCGGCCAGGACTTGGCTCGAGCCATAGGCGATCGCCGAAGTGCGGCCGTCGAACGGCTCCTCGAGCATGACCGACGGCCGTTCCCGATCGACCACGATGATGCGAAGACCGGCCGACGCGGCGGCAATCGCGAACGGCAGGCCGCTCAAGCCGCCGCCCACGACCACGATATCGGCAGTGAGTTGCGTATCCA is part of the Aliidongia dinghuensis genome and encodes:
- a CDS encoding substrate-binding periplasmic protein: MGRLLLLLTAIVSVGFATPAGAEPKPIAIVYDTNENPPFTYGVGTDIDPHKPGFIVELVRAAAEHCGVAITLTRVPWARGLELVKAGDADGIFMSSYTEERLSYGVYPMKDGRPDVARKLTDMSYWFYVRKNSGVTWDGKTLAGLHAPIGATTGYAVVPLLEKLGFSVETDPNHLRNLHKLEGGEIDAYAELQAHVDGLIRAYPEMFRSIVKLEPAIRTTPYYLMFSKTFYAARQTDAEKFWDAIGWVNDQAAFQAMVREKYTE
- a CDS encoding LysR family transcriptional regulator, with protein sequence MRYFLALAEELSFTRAAERVGIAQPPFSQQIQALEHEIGVRLVDRTPRRVVLTDAGTVFVERVRFILSRIDEAVTVTQQVGRGLAGHVCIGFTESGCFHPAVTRTLLEFRQRYPGLHVTLEEKSSTNLVAMIREGTVDAAFIRPPFEGDEIVAYRPLLQEEMVVAVPKGHRLASRTVGELRDLSEETFVFYHRRIRPGLTDAVIAACERSGFHPRLGQVAPQLTSTLNLVAAGLGISIVPESLRHLRTNDIAYLRLTGDAPRAALGLASRVEGKSAAVEHFIAVAVEVMQAYEQRRRSPAKHRADLDA
- a CDS encoding isocitrate lyase/PEP mutase family protein; the protein is MPQAMSFKQKLQQRRAIIVPGAANPLAARVIADLGFEAIYVTGAGVTNMSLGLPDLSFIDLSQIVQHTMAIRNVTDLPLVVDADTGFGNAVNVAHTVRMLERAGASAIQIEDQVMPKRCGHFTGKEVVPPKEMAAKVRAAVDARRSDELLIIARTDARAVEGFQAALDRAALYVESGADVIFIEAPESAEEMRRIPASLPVPQLVNLVVGGRTPILGQADLAEMGFAIALYANVALQGAILGMQTALGVLARDGRMDEDGALVASFAERQRLVEKGRYDELERRYAVT
- a CDS encoding MFS transporter — encoded protein: MTSASHDAPIDAARPQQGALVRGRLGSIVGGCVGNLIEWYDFLVYSIFSVYFASSFFPQGDQTAQLLNASAVAAVGYVARPLGSWLMGRYADRNGRRAALALSVSLMCGGSLLIAMTPTYATIGVAAPVLLVAARLLQGLSMGGEYGTSATYLSEMAPRHRRGFFIGFLQVSVVCGQLVALALLLFLQHVILRPGQMEAWGWRIPFVIGGALSLFALYLRRGIAETEAFEGSRSKEATRGSFRSLLAHRRAILLATGITVGGTISFYTYTVYMQKFMVNTVGMSREAASLTAAGALLCYLPLQPLFGFVSDLIGRRPVLLFFGAAGAALTVPLLTAMSHAASVQQAFALNFAGLIILSGFTSIHMLVKSELFPAEVRALGVGLPYAIVTAVLGGTTEWFALQVKAIGHEDWFYWYVAGAALISLIVYLVMPETRWSSRLEDASGQPREPHQP
- a CDS encoding UbiH/UbiF/VisC/COQ6 family ubiquinone biosynthesis hydroxylase, translated to MDTQLTADIVVVGGGLSGLPFAIAAASAGLRIIVVDRERPSVMLEEPFDGRTSAIAYGSSQVLAGIGVWDLVAGEAEPILDIRVADQGSSLFLHYDHRDLGDEPLGFIVENRALRRALFQRLADLPDLVHLTPAAVDRVEATRAGVVAYLTDGRAIKARLAVAADGKNSRLREQAGIKPLGWHYPQHAITGTVIHEVPHSGVAVEHFLPAGPFAILPMTDDAEGRHRSSIVWTERATVAPAMMALDEAGFTAELADRFGPYLGAVAPAGPRWSYPLGVLYAERMVGERLALLGEAAHVIHPIAGQGLNLGIRDAAALAELVVDACRLGLDPGAATVLERYQRWRRVDTVTLAAVTDGLNRLFSNRVAPVKLVRDVGLALVDKAPPLKKLFMRHAMGVLGDLPRLVKGERL